In Halorubellus sp. JP-L1, one DNA window encodes the following:
- a CDS encoding Lrp/AsnC family transcriptional regulator: MARDLDDVDRSILFLLQRDARNKTAQEIGDSAGVSASTVRNRIDRMEADGIIRGYHPEIDYEAANLPLQLTFVITASPSQLQEFSEQIRQVQGVVDVREMLTGRRNLHVDVVGTSTKDVTRITDAIHDIGVEIESSEMMRQRHVQPFNHFFLQGSEAGETADGADASETTSDE; this comes from the coding sequence ATGGCGCGAGACCTCGACGACGTCGACAGGAGCATCCTCTTTCTCTTGCAACGGGACGCGCGGAACAAGACCGCACAGGAGATCGGGGACAGCGCCGGCGTCTCCGCGAGCACGGTTCGGAATCGCATCGATCGAATGGAGGCCGACGGCATCATCAGGGGGTATCATCCGGAGATAGATTACGAGGCCGCGAACCTGCCGTTACAGCTCACGTTCGTCATCACCGCGTCGCCGTCCCAACTCCAGGAGTTCTCGGAGCAGATCCGGCAAGTCCAGGGCGTCGTGGACGTCCGCGAGATGCTTACGGGACGGCGCAACCTCCACGTCGACGTCGTCGGGACGAGTACGAAGGACGTGACCCGTATCACGGACGCGATCCACGACATCGGCGTGGAGATCGAGAGTTCGGAGATGATGCGGCAGCGTCACGTCCAGCCGTTCAATCACTTCTTCCTCCAGGGCTCCGAGGCCGGGGAGACCGCCGACGGGGCAGACGCGTCCGAGACGACGAGCGACGAGTAG
- a CDS encoding SDR family oxidoreductase, which produces MNQPDDVAVVTGASSGVGAATARALASDGYAVALAARREHRLEDLAAEIEAERDADALAVPTDVTDEHAVEAMVDATLEEFGRVDVLVNNAGVLEGDYVADADPADFRSQVEVNLLGSMYATRAALPALRDGGHVVGISSMNADEPAEGGSAYSASKAGVNGFYDAFRKEMADDPVRVTVVNPGPIQSEMNDWSDWDGRPLDPRDVAATVAFAIGRPQHVELPRLTVNTTDKLSS; this is translated from the coding sequence ATGAACCAGCCAGACGACGTCGCGGTGGTGACCGGCGCGTCCTCCGGCGTCGGCGCGGCGACCGCTCGCGCGCTCGCCAGCGACGGGTACGCGGTCGCGCTCGCGGCGCGACGCGAGCACCGACTCGAGGACCTCGCCGCCGAGATCGAAGCCGAACGCGACGCGGACGCCCTCGCGGTCCCGACCGACGTCACCGACGAGCACGCGGTCGAAGCGATGGTCGACGCGACTCTCGAGGAGTTCGGTCGCGTCGACGTCCTCGTGAACAACGCCGGCGTCCTCGAGGGCGACTACGTCGCCGACGCCGACCCGGCGGACTTCCGCTCGCAGGTCGAGGTGAACCTCCTCGGGTCGATGTACGCCACCCGGGCCGCCCTCCCCGCGCTCCGCGACGGCGGGCACGTCGTGGGAATCTCCTCGATGAACGCCGACGAGCCGGCCGAAGGCGGGAGCGCGTACAGCGCGTCCAAAGCCGGGGTCAACGGATTCTACGACGCCTTCCGGAAGGAGATGGCCGACGACCCCGTCCGCGTCACCGTCGTGAACCCCGGCCCGATCCAGAGCGAGATGAACGACTGGAGCGACTGGGACGGCAGACCCCTCGATCCACGGGACGTCGCGGCAACCGTCGCGTTCGCGATCGGTCGACCGCAGCACGTCGAACTCCCCCGCCTCACCGTGAACACGACCGACAAGTTGTCGTCGTGA
- a CDS encoding DUF5820 family protein: MSDLPDPPSGWTVWNEDPDGRVVLAYRPDVFNTTAHPPECLPTLYLSQGRRNHRRPGVDRPEATTGDWFVRLYFEPDVSLDETMRYPDRDAAVDAAYDLAADFAAGDVDPRDTYQVPRPDYFDALDEHTGTDERADNDERAGNEDRADSDERAGSGD, translated from the coding sequence ATGAGCGACCTCCCCGACCCGCCGTCGGGATGGACGGTCTGGAACGAGGACCCCGACGGCCGCGTCGTCCTCGCCTACCGCCCGGACGTCTTCAACACGACCGCCCACCCGCCGGAGTGCCTCCCGACGCTGTACCTCTCCCAGGGCCGACGCAACCACCGCCGCCCCGGCGTCGACCGCCCCGAGGCAACCACCGGCGACTGGTTCGTCCGCCTCTACTTCGAACCCGACGTCTCCCTCGACGAGACCATGCGTTACCCCGACCGCGACGCCGCCGTCGACGCCGCCTACGACCTCGCCGCCGACTTCGCCGCCGGCGACGTCGACCCGCGCGACACCTACCAGGTCCCCCGCCCCGACTACTTCGACGCGCTCGACGAACACACCGGAACCGACGAACGCGCCGATAACGACGAACGCGCCGGAAACGAGGACCGCGCCGATAGCGACGAACGCGCAGGCAGCGGAGACTGA
- a CDS encoding PrkA family serine protein kinase translates to MTKNTRLTDLSQDYKESMPADLRDTRSFQWYLDECYDDPKVARNAHQRVADMFDHYGTEYDEEAGVVEYELASEDPLNDGENTFFGRVIHESIHEFVNKVKSGARRLGPERRIKLLLGPVGSGKSHFDKQVRAYFEDYTLTDDGRMYTFRWTNLTDVIHDQDPADATVRSPMNQDPLVLLPYEQRKDVIADLNEALDAPYTIRNDQSLDPESEFYMDELLAYYDDDLESVLANHVEVVRLVANENKRQCLETFEPKDKKNQDETELTGDVNYSKIAIYGESDPRAFDYSGAFCNANRGLFSGEELLKLQREFLYDFLHATQEMTIKPKNNPRIDIDQVIVGRTNMPEYKDKKGDEKMEAFNDRTKRIDFPYVLGYEEEAQIYRKMLANADVPDINIEPHAMEMAGLFAVLTRIEEPDNDTVEMLQKAKAYNGEIDDGDDIDVKKLRDEAEAKAEIGEGMEGISPRFVGDEIAEAIMDSKHRSRGFLSPLTVFNFFEENLEHHGSIPEENFETYYRYLELVREEYKERAIEDVRHALAYDVDEIQRQGEKYMDHVMAYIDDDRVEDELTGQMQEPDETFLRSVEEKLDIPEDRKDDFRQEVSNWVSRRARTGDTFDPTDNERLRRALERKLWEDKKHNINFSALVSANESDDDERNSWVDALEDQGYSRGGAKEVLEFAGAEVAKSEMED, encoded by the coding sequence ATGACCAAGAACACGAGACTGACCGACCTCAGCCAGGACTACAAGGAGTCGATGCCCGCAGACTTGCGGGATACCAGGAGTTTCCAGTGGTACCTCGACGAGTGCTACGACGACCCGAAGGTCGCGCGCAACGCCCACCAGCGCGTCGCCGACATGTTCGACCACTACGGCACCGAGTACGACGAGGAAGCCGGCGTCGTCGAGTACGAGCTCGCGAGCGAGGACCCGCTGAACGACGGCGAGAACACGTTCTTCGGGCGCGTCATCCACGAGAGCATCCACGAGTTCGTCAACAAGGTCAAGTCCGGGGCGCGACGCCTCGGGCCAGAACGCCGCATCAAGCTCTTGCTGGGACCGGTGGGGTCCGGGAAGAGCCACTTCGACAAGCAAGTGCGCGCGTACTTCGAGGACTACACGCTCACCGACGACGGCCGAATGTACACGTTCCGGTGGACGAACCTCACGGACGTCATCCACGACCAGGACCCCGCGGACGCGACGGTGCGCTCGCCGATGAACCAGGACCCGCTCGTCCTCCTTCCCTACGAACAGCGCAAGGACGTCATCGCCGACCTCAACGAGGCCCTGGACGCCCCCTACACCATCCGGAACGACCAGAGCCTCGACCCCGAGAGCGAGTTCTACATGGACGAACTGCTCGCGTACTACGACGACGACCTCGAGAGCGTCCTCGCGAACCACGTCGAGGTCGTGCGGCTCGTCGCGAACGAGAACAAGCGCCAATGCCTGGAGACGTTCGAACCGAAGGACAAGAAGAACCAGGACGAGACCGAACTCACTGGGGACGTCAACTACTCGAAGATCGCGATCTACGGGGAGAGCGACCCGCGAGCGTTCGACTACTCGGGCGCGTTCTGTAACGCGAACCGCGGCCTCTTCTCCGGCGAAGAGCTCCTCAAACTGCAGCGCGAGTTCCTCTACGACTTCCTGCACGCCACCCAGGAGATGACGATCAAGCCGAAGAACAACCCGCGGATCGACATCGACCAGGTGATCGTCGGGCGGACGAACATGCCCGAGTACAAGGACAAGAAGGGCGACGAGAAGATGGAGGCGTTCAACGACCGCACGAAGCGGATCGACTTCCCGTACGTCCTCGGGTACGAGGAGGAGGCCCAGATCTACCGGAAGATGCTCGCGAACGCGGACGTTCCGGACATCAACATCGAGCCGCACGCGATGGAGATGGCGGGCCTGTTCGCGGTGTTGACGCGGATCGAGGAGCCGGACAACGACACCGTCGAGATGCTCCAGAAGGCCAAGGCATACAACGGGGAGATCGACGACGGGGACGACATCGACGTGAAGAAGCTCCGCGACGAGGCGGAGGCGAAGGCCGAGATCGGCGAGGGCATGGAGGGGATCAGTCCGCGGTTCGTCGGCGACGAGATCGCGGAAGCGATCATGGACTCCAAGCACCGCAGCAGGGGGTTCCTGTCGCCGCTGACGGTGTTCAACTTCTTCGAGGAGAACTTAGAGCACCACGGGTCGATCCCCGAGGAGAACTTCGAGACGTACTACCGCTACCTCGAACTGGTGCGCGAGGAGTACAAGGAGCGTGCGATCGAGGACGTCCGGCACGCGCTCGCGTACGACGTCGACGAGATCCAGCGCCAGGGCGAGAAGTACATGGACCACGTGATGGCGTACATCGACGACGACCGCGTCGAGGACGAACTCACCGGGCAGATGCAGGAGCCCGACGAGACCTTCCTCCGGAGCGTCGAGGAGAAGCTCGACATCCCCGAGGACCGCAAGGACGACTTCCGGCAGGAGGTCAGTAACTGGGTGAGTCGGCGTGCGCGCACCGGCGACACGTTCGACCCGACGGACAACGAGCGTCTGCGTCGCGCGCTGGAGCGCAAGCTCTGGGAGGACAAGAAGCACAACATCAACTTCTCCGCGCTGGTGTCGGCCAACGAGAGCGACGACGACGAGCGGAACTCGTGGGTCGACGCGCTCGAGGACCAGGGGTACTCGCGTGGCGGTGCGAAGGAGGTCCTCGAGTTCGCGGGCGCGGAGGTCGCCAAATCCGAGATGGAGGACTGA
- a CDS encoding PrkA family serine protein kinase → MTDGEAFVTAVDRELESTYEEPMALSTYVDRVLEQPTVASHASKYLLEAIESMGTRTVIEEGEETERYRFFDDPHNDGEHAVLGNTQILNAFVDDLRTIAAGRGKHEKILWFDGPTATGKSELKRCLVNGLREYSKTPAGRRYTLEWNVASASASGRGLAYGEDASAAADVEENWYESPVQTHPLSVFPDPVRGDVLDAVNEAGEELPVRVEERLDPFSREAYDVLEERYRRQGRSDLFSAIADPQHLRVKNYVVEVGQGIGILHSEDDGSPKERLVGSWMRGMLQKLDSRGRKNPQAFSYDGVLSQGNGLLTVVEDAAQHADLLQKLLNVPDEGSVKLDKGIGMDVDTQLLIISNPDLEATLNQHADRQGMDPLKALKRRLDKHEFRYLTNLSLETELIRRELTGETEVWTATTYDDLAERIREPVVVAVKTGGGDLVDREFAPHAIEAAALYAVVSRLEDGDLPSDLDLVDKAMLYDRGYLQDGDTRLEAEDFDFVDDAEDGKHGIPVTFTRDVLADLLHEERDRHHPEYDVASVVMPRDVLNAMVEGLSTAPVFSAGERSEFESRVAEVKNHVFGEQETDVLDAMMHDRRVDESTVEEYVEHVYALETDDPITNDRGERVDPDPLLMKVFEVEHLGQFGESDYGPGGSPSEDVRAFRREKVITALNRYAWEQRGEDFRVADVELTAIPVVKAVLESNDWDDVRRTYEDFDPRHWEDPPSGTETERLKERTIEALVEHYGYTAASAELTSRHVMGQVAYRWD, encoded by the coding sequence ATGACGGACGGCGAAGCGTTCGTCACGGCGGTCGACCGCGAGCTCGAGTCGACCTACGAGGAGCCGATGGCGCTCTCGACGTACGTCGACCGCGTGCTCGAGCAGCCGACGGTCGCGAGTCACGCGTCGAAGTACCTCCTGGAGGCTATCGAGTCGATGGGAACGCGGACCGTGATCGAGGAGGGCGAGGAGACCGAGCGATACCGGTTCTTCGACGACCCGCACAACGACGGCGAGCACGCGGTCCTCGGGAACACGCAGATCCTGAACGCGTTCGTCGACGACCTCCGGACGATCGCCGCGGGTCGCGGGAAGCACGAGAAGATCCTGTGGTTCGACGGCCCGACCGCGACCGGGAAGTCCGAACTGAAGCGGTGTCTCGTGAACGGCCTCCGCGAGTACTCGAAGACGCCCGCTGGACGGCGGTACACGCTGGAGTGGAACGTCGCGAGCGCGAGCGCGAGCGGTCGCGGGCTCGCGTACGGCGAGGACGCGAGCGCGGCGGCGGACGTCGAGGAGAACTGGTACGAGAGCCCGGTGCAGACCCATCCGCTCTCGGTGTTCCCCGACCCCGTCCGCGGCGACGTCCTCGACGCGGTCAACGAGGCCGGCGAGGAGTTGCCGGTGCGCGTCGAGGAGCGGCTGGACCCGTTCTCGCGGGAGGCGTACGACGTGCTCGAGGAGCGCTATCGCCGACAGGGCCGCAGCGACCTGTTCAGCGCGATCGCGGACCCCCAGCACTTGCGCGTGAAGAACTACGTCGTGGAGGTCGGGCAGGGGATCGGCATCCTCCACAGCGAGGACGACGGCAGTCCGAAGGAGCGCCTCGTCGGGTCGTGGATGCGCGGGATGCTCCAGAAGCTCGACTCGCGCGGGCGGAAGAACCCGCAGGCGTTCTCCTACGACGGCGTCCTCAGTCAGGGCAACGGCCTCCTGACGGTGGTCGAGGACGCCGCGCAGCACGCGGACCTCCTCCAGAAGCTCCTGAACGTCCCCGACGAGGGGTCGGTGAAGCTCGACAAGGGCATCGGGATGGACGTCGACACGCAGCTCCTCATCATCTCGAACCCGGACCTGGAGGCGACGCTGAACCAGCACGCCGACCGCCAGGGGATGGACCCGCTGAAGGCGCTGAAGCGCCGGCTGGACAAGCACGAGTTCCGGTACCTGACGAACCTCTCCCTCGAAACGGAGCTCATCCGTCGCGAGTTGACCGGCGAGACGGAGGTGTGGACGGCGACGACGTACGACGACCTCGCCGAGCGCATCCGCGAGCCCGTCGTCGTCGCGGTGAAGACCGGCGGTGGGGACCTCGTCGACCGCGAGTTCGCGCCGCACGCGATCGAGGCGGCGGCGCTGTACGCGGTCGTCTCCCGGCTCGAGGACGGCGACCTGCCGTCGGACCTCGACCTCGTCGACAAGGCGATGCTGTACGACCGCGGGTACCTCCAGGACGGCGACACGCGCCTGGAGGCCGAGGACTTCGACTTCGTGGACGACGCCGAGGACGGCAAGCACGGCATTCCAGTGACGTTCACGCGGGACGTGCTCGCGGACCTCCTCCACGAGGAACGGGATCGACATCATCCGGAGTACGACGTCGCGAGCGTGGTCATGCCCCGCGACGTCCTGAACGCGATGGTCGAGGGACTCTCGACGGCGCCCGTGTTCTCGGCGGGCGAGCGCTCGGAGTTCGAGTCCCGCGTCGCCGAGGTGAAGAACCACGTGTTCGGCGAGCAGGAGACGGACGTCCTGGACGCGATGATGCACGACCGCCGGGTCGACGAGTCCACCGTCGAGGAGTACGTCGAGCACGTGTACGCGCTGGAGACGGACGACCCGATCACGAACGATCGCGGTGAGCGCGTCGACCCCGACCCGCTCCTGATGAAGGTGTTCGAGGTCGAGCACCTCGGGCAGTTCGGCGAGAGCGACTACGGCCCTGGCGGGTCGCCGTCGGAGGACGTGCGAGCGTTCCGCCGGGAGAAGGTCATCACGGCCCTGAACCGGTACGCGTGGGAGCAACGAGGCGAAGACTTCCGCGTCGCCGACGTCGAACTGACCGCGATCCCCGTCGTCAAGGCGGTGCTGGAGTCGAACGACTGGGACGACGTCCGTCGCACCTACGAGGACTTCGACCCCCGCCACTGGGAGGACCCGCCGAGCGGGACGGAGACGGAGCGACTCAAGGAACGAACGATCGAGGCGCTCGTCGAGCACTACGGCTACACGGCGGCGTCGGCGGAACTCACGAGCAGACACGTCATGGGACAGGTGGCTTACAGATGGGACTGA
- a CDS encoding YeaH/YhbH family protein, protein MGLKDDLERFRDVGEQRREDLAEFIQYGELGASGSDDVRIPIKIVDLPAFEYDQLDQGGVGQGEGAEPGDPVGQPQPQPGDGDEEGDPGEESGEHEYYEMDPEEFAEELDEELGLDLDPKGKRVVEEKEGPYTDLTRSGPNSTLDFERMFKEGLKRKMAMDFDEDYLKEVLKVDGVGPQKAFEWARGESIPVSKAWLVDAYSDVPDDEKTKWASIEDVEANVDREPIQQQIKREGIKHVPFRREDERYRHPEIVEEKEKNVVVVNIRDVSGSMREKKRELVERVFTPLDWYLTGKYDNAEFVYIAHDAEAWAVEREEFFGIRSGGGTKISSAYELAAELLEEYPWSEWNRYVFAAGDSENSSNDTEENVIPLMEQIPANLHAYVETQPTGTAINATHAEEVQSHFGDSDNVAVAYVSGPEDVTDAIYDILSTEGDGDV, encoded by the coding sequence ATGGGACTGAAGGACGACCTCGAGCGGTTCCGGGACGTCGGCGAACAGCGCCGCGAGGACCTCGCGGAGTTCATCCAGTACGGCGAACTCGGGGCGAGCGGGAGCGACGACGTCCGCATCCCGATCAAGATCGTGGACCTCCCGGCGTTCGAGTACGACCAGCTCGACCAGGGCGGCGTCGGCCAGGGCGAGGGCGCCGAGCCCGGCGACCCAGTCGGGCAACCCCAGCCCCAGCCGGGCGACGGCGACGAGGAGGGCGACCCGGGCGAGGAGAGCGGCGAGCACGAGTACTACGAGATGGACCCCGAGGAGTTCGCGGAGGAACTCGACGAGGAGCTCGGGCTCGACCTCGACCCGAAGGGCAAGCGCGTCGTCGAGGAGAAGGAGGGCCCGTACACGGACCTGACGCGCTCCGGGCCGAACTCGACGCTGGACTTCGAGCGGATGTTCAAGGAGGGCCTCAAGCGGAAGATGGCGATGGACTTCGACGAGGACTACCTGAAGGAGGTCCTCAAGGTCGACGGCGTCGGCCCCCAGAAGGCGTTCGAGTGGGCGCGCGGCGAGTCCATTCCCGTGTCGAAGGCGTGGCTCGTCGACGCGTACTCGGACGTTCCCGACGACGAGAAGACGAAGTGGGCGAGCATCGAGGACGTGGAGGCGAACGTCGACCGGGAGCCGATCCAGCAGCAGATCAAGCGCGAGGGCATCAAGCACGTGCCGTTCCGCCGGGAGGACGAACGCTACCGGCACCCGGAGATAGTCGAGGAGAAGGAGAAGAACGTCGTCGTGGTGAACATCCGCGACGTCTCCGGGTCGATGCGCGAGAAGAAGCGCGAGCTCGTCGAGCGCGTGTTCACGCCCCTGGACTGGTACCTCACGGGGAAGTACGACAACGCCGAGTTCGTCTACATCGCGCACGACGCGGAGGCGTGGGCGGTCGAACGCGAGGAGTTCTTCGGCATCAGGAGCGGCGGCGGCACGAAGATCTCGAGCGCGTACGAGCTCGCCGCCGAACTCTTGGAGGAGTACCCCTGGAGCGAGTGGAACCGGTACGTGTTCGCGGCGGGCGACTCGGAGAACTCGAGCAACGACACGGAGGAGAACGTGATACCACTCATGGAGCAGATTCCGGCGAACCTGCACGCGTACGTCGAGACCCAGCCGACGGGGACGGCGATCAACGCGACGCACGCCGAGGAGGTACAGAGTCACTTCGGGGACAGCGACAACGTCGCCGTCGCGTACGTCTCCGGTCCGGAGGACGTGACGGACGCGATCTACGACATCCTCTCCACGGAGGGAGATGGCGATGTCTGA